Proteins from one Chroococcidiopsis sp. CCMEE 29 genomic window:
- a CDS encoding ribonuclease Z has protein sequence MQITFLGTSSGVPTRSRNVSSVALRLPQRAELWLFDCGEGTQHQILRSDLKISQLTRIFVTHMHGDHVFGLMGLLATCGLAGNPQRIDIYGPPKLDEYLRACSRYSQTHLSYPLQVHTVQPGIIYEDEEFIVSCDRLEHRVTAFGYRVAEKDRSGRFDVEKAKALNIPPGRIYGQLKRGETVTLPDGRQIKGAQLCGPTEVGRKMAYCTDTVYCDGAVSLAQDTDVLIHEATFSHKDAELAFQRMHSTSTMAAQVALAAQVKLLIMTHFSPRYAPGNDIELNDLLQEARAIFPNTEMAYDFTTYEIPRRREKELTQAGV, from the coding sequence GTGCAGATTACATTTTTAGGGACGAGTTCCGGTGTACCCACGCGATCGCGCAATGTTTCCAGCGTCGCTCTGCGTCTACCTCAACGGGCAGAACTGTGGTTGTTTGACTGTGGGGAAGGAACCCAGCATCAAATTTTACGGAGTGACCTAAAAATTAGTCAACTCACCCGCATTTTTGTCACCCATATGCACGGCGACCACGTTTTTGGTTTGATGGGGCTTTTAGCCACCTGTGGTTTAGCGGGTAATCCCCAGCGGATCGATATTTATGGTCCACCCAAATTAGATGAATACCTGCGCGCCTGTAGTCGTTACTCTCAAACCCATTTGTCCTATCCACTCCAAGTCCACACCGTGCAGCCGGGTATCATTTATGAAGATGAGGAATTCATTGTTAGCTGCGATCGCTTAGAACATCGCGTTACAGCCTTTGGCTATCGGGTAGCGGAAAAAGACCGTTCAGGACGCTTTGATGTGGAAAAAGCGAAGGCGCTCAACATCCCACCAGGCAGAATCTACGGTCAGCTGAAGCGAGGTGAAACAGTAACACTGCCCGATGGACGGCAAATTAAGGGAGCACAGTTGTGTGGACCAACAGAAGTAGGGCGCAAAATGGCTTACTGCACTGACACAGTTTATTGTGATGGTGCGGTGTCCCTCGCTCAGGATACAGATGTGCTGATTCACGAAGCTACCTTCTCCCACAAGGATGCAGAACTTGCATTTCAGCGTATGCACTCTACCTCGACAATGGCAGCGCAAGTGGCTTTAGCCGCCCAAGTGAAGCTACTAATTATGACTCATTTCAGCCCCCGCTACGCTCCTGGAAATGATATAGAGTTGAATGACCTGCTCCAGGAAGCGCGTGCGATTTTCCCCAATACAGAAATGGCTTATGATTTTACGACTTATGAGATCCCACGGCGGCGGGAAAAGGAATTAACTCAGGCAGGCGTTTGA
- a CDS encoding SpoIID/LytB domain-containing protein: MRFRLCLNYLSQLPRQHWWLSILLWMALVAPAQAAVQLRVAIEQGVNQVKVGSSTTAVVKDAAGRKLGQIAAMNAFSVLPNAQGVALEQMHSSAMWIEPTGNGYSFIGDRWYRGKTLVVPTAKGLTAVNYVDLEQYLYSVLGSEMNGNWPQEALKAQAVAARTYAIYKRENERNGTYDVGNTTTWQVYKGVASESPGTLAAVNATAGQVLTYKNQVILSVFHACSGGHTENVEDVWSQPLPYLRGVPDYDRDVQACQWVKTISGEELSQRIAGVGNVMSLTPSTTPYGSIKTIKFVGDRGTRELKGNDVRNVLGLRSTRFVITQDPLGLRLVGRGWGHGLGMSQWGAYNLAKQGANYQQILGHYYRGTSLAKIQY, from the coding sequence ATGAGATTCAGATTGTGCTTAAACTATTTGTCCCAGTTGCCAAGACAGCACTGGTGGCTCTCTATCCTCTTGTGGATGGCTTTGGTTGCCCCGGCTCAAGCAGCCGTGCAGTTGCGAGTAGCGATTGAGCAGGGGGTAAATCAAGTCAAAGTTGGCAGTTCTACAACTGCAGTGGTTAAAGATGCTGCCGGTCGGAAATTGGGACAAATTGCGGCAATGAATGCGTTCTCTGTCCTGCCAAATGCTCAAGGGGTTGCCTTGGAGCAAATGCACTCAAGTGCGATGTGGATCGAGCCGACTGGTAATGGCTATTCCTTTATTGGCGATCGCTGGTATCGGGGAAAAACTTTGGTGGTTCCTACCGCCAAGGGTTTGACCGCTGTCAACTATGTTGACTTGGAACAATATCTCTACAGCGTTTTAGGTAGCGAAATGAACGGCAATTGGCCTCAGGAAGCCCTGAAAGCTCAAGCCGTCGCTGCTCGTACTTACGCTATTTATAAGCGGGAAAACGAAAGGAATGGCACTTATGATGTGGGCAACACAACAACGTGGCAGGTTTACAAGGGCGTTGCCAGTGAATCTCCTGGAACCCTGGCGGCAGTGAATGCTACAGCGGGGCAGGTACTGACCTACAAAAATCAAGTTATTCTTTCGGTCTTTCACGCTTGTTCCGGTGGACATACCGAAAATGTCGAGGATGTATGGTCTCAACCACTGCCGTACCTCCGGGGTGTCCCAGATTACGATCGGGATGTTCAAGCGTGCCAATGGGTGAAAACAATTTCGGGCGAGGAACTTAGCCAACGGATTGCAGGTGTGGGAAATGTGATGTCACTGACTCCATCTACCACACCTTACGGAAGCATTAAAACGATCAAATTTGTTGGCGATCGCGGCACGCGAGAACTCAAGGGAAATGATGTACGTAATGTACTTGGGCTGAGAAGTACACGCTTCGTCATCACACAAGACCCATTAGGCTTACGACTGGTAGGTCGGGGTTGGGGTCATGGTTTAGGAATGAGCCAGTGGGGAGCTTACAATCTAGCGAAGCAGGGAGCCAATTATCAACAGATTTTGGGGCATTACTACCGAGGTACTAGCCTCGCCAAAATCCAATACTGA
- a CDS encoding fatty acid desaturase, with the protein MTVTTSKFANELIRSADVNLQLKDIIKTLPRECFQKNRRKAWSSVLISVLAVGLGYLGIASLPWFLLPLAWIFTGTALTGLFVIAHDCGHRSFAKRRWVNDWVGHLLTLPLIYPFHSWRILHNHHHVHTNKLLVDNAWQPLTPEAYAEAHPLIRGLYRALRGRLWWLASIAHWATLHFDLSQFSQREQGKVKVSIAAVIIFAAVFFPILIMTTGVWGFVKFWLLPWLMYHFWMSTFTLVHHTDPDIQFRPTETWNAAEAQLAETVHCTYPSWVEILCHNINVHVPHHVSVAIPAYNLRMAHDSLMQNWGSYMQERQFSWTLMKEIVDQCHLYHPEAAYQSFEDVKQL; encoded by the coding sequence ATGACTGTAACGACTAGCAAGTTCGCAAATGAGTTGATTCGTTCAGCCGATGTTAACCTTCAACTTAAAGACATTATCAAAACCCTCCCACGAGAGTGCTTTCAGAAAAATCGCCGTAAGGCTTGGTCATCCGTTCTTATAAGTGTTTTAGCTGTAGGTCTCGGATACCTTGGAATTGCCAGCCTACCTTGGTTTCTCTTACCCCTCGCTTGGATTTTTACAGGAACGGCTCTGACAGGTCTATTTGTAATCGCTCATGATTGTGGGCATCGATCCTTTGCGAAACGTCGTTGGGTCAATGATTGGGTGGGTCACCTTTTAACGCTGCCGCTGATTTATCCATTTCATAGCTGGCGTATTCTTCACAATCATCACCATGTTCACACCAATAAGTTGCTGGTTGATAATGCATGGCAGCCATTGACACCAGAGGCTTATGCAGAAGCGCATCCCCTGATTCGGGGACTTTATCGAGCCTTGCGGGGACGGCTTTGGTGGCTCGCCTCAATCGCACACTGGGCAACACTGCATTTTGATCTGTCTCAATTTTCGCAGCGCGAGCAGGGCAAGGTCAAAGTCTCGATTGCAGCAGTCATAATCTTTGCAGCGGTCTTCTTCCCAATTCTGATTATGACGACTGGCGTTTGGGGCTTTGTGAAGTTCTGGCTTCTGCCCTGGCTGATGTATCACTTCTGGATGAGCACCTTCACATTAGTGCATCACACAGATCCCGATATTCAGTTTCGTCCGACTGAAACCTGGAACGCCGCAGAAGCCCAACTGGCTGAAACGGTTCACTGTACCTATCCGAGTTGGGTGGAAATTCTGTGTCACAACATTAATGTACATGTGCCCCACCATGTCTCTGTTGCTATCCCCGCCTACAATTTGCGGATGGCCCACGATAGCTTAATGCAAAACTGGGGCAGCTACATGCAAGAGCGCCAATTTTCTTGGACACTGATGAAAGAAATTGTGGATCAATGTCATCTTTATCATCCCGAAGCGGCTTATCAATCCTTTGAGGACGTCAAGCAATTGTAG
- a CDS encoding transposase, producing the protein MVDSQAVKNTCSASIESKGFCHYKCTNGIKRHLAVDPLGLPFFTHCTPANVSDDQGLIELLSNHLDYFRAKPVNVPKITILLDHGYHPNTITAALQKLYPQMMTKLRFELAPKPTKAEKAAQGHSGFVRVATRWVIERSNSWMERCKSLVKNFEKTLVNATAKLNLCLLRLMLKRLSNG; encoded by the coding sequence ATCGTTGACTCACAAGCGGTGAAAAACACCTGTAGTGCTAGTATCGAGTCCAAAGGGTTCTGCCATTACAAATGCACTAATGGCATCAAACGCCATCTCGCCGTCGATCCTCTAGGGTTGCCGTTTTTTACCCACTGCACTCCTGCTAATGTGTCCGATGACCAAGGCTTGATTGAACTGCTAAGCAATCACCTGGATTACTTTCGAGCCAAGCCCGTCAACGTCCCCAAAATCACCATTTTGCTCGACCATGGCTATCACCCAAACACCATCACCGCTGCCCTACAAAAACTTTATCCTCAGATGATGACCAAGCTCAGGTTTGAACTGGCACCCAAGCCCACGAAAGCCGAAAAGGCAGCCCAAGGTCACTCTGGATTTGTTCGAGTAGCAACCCGATGGGTGATTGAGCGGTCTAATTCTTGGATGGAACGATGTAAGAGTTTGGTCAAAAACTTTGAGAAAACGTTGGTCAATGCCACAGCTAAACTCAACCTTTGTTTGCTCAGACTGATGCTCAAACGGCTATCAAATGGATAG
- a CDS encoding transposase, producing the protein MPYSSSLTDKEWELIEPLVPQKKKTRPPCWTKRQILDGVFYQLKNGCNWGDLPKDLPPYSTVFWHYKQWRADGVLEQIMTRLHSQVRQHVKKNKNGRGY; encoded by the coding sequence ATGCCGTACTCCAGCAGCTTAACTGACAAAGAGTGGGAGCTCATCGAGCCATTAGTGCCCCAAAAGAAGAAAACCAGGCCACCTTGCTGGACAAAGCGGCAAATCTTGGATGGCGTCTTTTATCAACTTAAGAATGGTTGTAATTGGGGTGACCTGCCCAAAGACTTGCCACCCTACTCGACGGTATTCTGGCATTACAAGCAGTGGCGTGCGGATGGCGTTCTCGAACAGATAATGACGAGATTGCATTCGCAGGTGCGGCAACATGTCAAAAAAAACAAAAATGGACGCGGTTACTAA
- a CDS encoding Uma2 family endonuclease codes for MSFARYVEQTDPPRPPRETLPTMYDLPSENPEEPGLPDEFHDFQPELLRITFQPPTHLPEQVFSASDMNLYYNVRYPNWYKRPDWFGAVGVPKLYEGRDLRLSYVIWQEGVSPFVVVELLSPGTEEEDLGRTKRRNDQPPTKWQVYEQILRIPYYVIFSRYTERLQVFILQAGHYQELNLSESKVWMPDIALGLGLWQGEYAGIHRLWLRWYDAKGNWISTEAEQERQRAEQERQRAEQERQRAEQERQRAERLAERLKALGINPDDDL; via the coding sequence ATGTCTTTTGCCAGATATGTCGAGCAAACTGATCCGCCCCGTCCTCCCAGGGAAACACTACCCACCATGTATGATTTACCCAGCGAGAACCCGGAGGAACCCGGCTTGCCCGATGAATTTCATGACTTTCAACCTGAGCTATTGCGGATAACGTTTCAGCCCCCAACCCATCTGCCAGAGCAGGTATTTAGCGCCAGTGACATGAATCTATACTACAATGTGCGCTATCCAAACTGGTACAAGCGCCCAGACTGGTTTGGTGCAGTCGGTGTGCCTAAACTTTACGAAGGTCGAGATTTGCGCCTCAGCTATGTCATTTGGCAAGAGGGAGTCAGCCCATTCGTTGTAGTTGAGTTGCTTTCACCAGGTACAGAAGAGGAGGATTTAGGACGGACTAAGCGCAGAAATGACCAACCACCTACCAAATGGCAGGTTTATGAGCAGATTTTGCGGATTCCTTACTACGTAATCTTTAGTCGATATACTGAGCGTTTGCAAGTCTTTATCTTACAGGCAGGACATTATCAAGAACTCAATCTCAGTGAGTCTAAAGTTTGGATGCCTGATATTGCGCTGGGTTTGGGACTATGGCAAGGAGAATATGCAGGGATTCATCGGCTCTGGTTGCGCTGGTATGATGCAAAAGGAAATTGGATTTCCACAGAGGCTGAACAAGAACGCCAACGCGCTGAACAAGAACGCCAACGCGCCGAACAAGAACGCCAACGCGCCGAACAAGAACGCCAACGCGCCGAACGACTAGCAGAACGGTTGAAGGCATTGGGCATTAACCCAGACGACGATCTTTAA
- a CDS encoding Uma2 family endonuclease — protein MSNTSSSHHAASTSEAYNALAEVRLPAEKRLTLYDVSWDTYEKLLEAFGEHRAARLTYDQGVLEFMVPLEEHENPSDLIGVFIRTLVEQSDWNIKSLASTTLKRSDLKKGAEPDRCYYIQNESLVRGRIVNLNQDPPPDLVVEVDITHTDIDKNKLYARLGIPEFWRYDGEVLRIYQLQSGEYQEVATSPTFPWVHKEVFYQFLQQCQTQGEAQANRQLRHWVQAQLA, from the coding sequence ATGAGTAACACTTCTAGTAGTCATCATGCAGCTAGCACTTCTGAGGCATACAATGCTCTAGCTGAAGTCAGATTGCCTGCAGAGAAGCGGTTAACTTTATACGATGTCAGTTGGGACACCTATGAAAAGTTGCTAGAAGCGTTTGGCGAGCATCGGGCAGCACGACTGACTTACGATCAGGGAGTGTTAGAGTTCATGGTTCCCTTAGAAGAACATGAAAATCCCAGCGACTTGATTGGTGTTTTTATTCGCACCTTGGTCGAACAGAGTGACTGGAATATCAAAAGTTTGGCATCTACTACCCTCAAGCGCTCTGACCTGAAAAAGGGAGCTGAACCAGATCGATGCTACTACATTCAAAATGAATCCCTAGTTAGAGGCAGAATAGTTAATCTCAACCAAGATCCGCCACCAGATTTAGTAGTGGAAGTAGACATTACTCACACTGACATTGACAAGAATAAACTATATGCGCGGCTGGGAATACCAGAGTTTTGGCGCTATGATGGCGAAGTCCTGAGAATTTATCAACTTCAATCAGGAGAATATCAGGAGGTAGCAACTAGTCCAACGTTTCCTTGGGTACATAAGGAAGTCTTCTATCAATTTTTGCAGCAATGTCAAACTCAGGGAGAAGCCCAAGCTAATCGGCAACTCCGCCATTGGGTACAAGCGCAACTAGCATAA
- a CDS encoding glutathione binding-like protein produces the protein MIELYYWTTPNGHKITMFLEETGLSYTIVPVNIGTGDQFKPDFLKIAPNNRIPAIVDHEPADGGEPISVFESGAILLYLAEKTGKLIPADLRDRVEVLEWLFWQMGGLGPMAGQNHHFNQYAPEKIPYAIDRYVKETGRLYAVLDRRLSDREFVAGSSYSIADIAAYPWIVPHERQNQKLEDFPNLKRWFEMIQARPATVRAYEKAEAFKDQVLDIEKSRSLLFNQSANTVNR, from the coding sequence GTGATTGAGCTTTACTATTGGACAACACCAAACGGTCATAAGATCACGATGTTCCTGGAGGAAACTGGGCTATCCTACACGATTGTTCCTGTTAATATTGGCACTGGCGATCAGTTTAAACCTGACTTTCTCAAGATTGCACCCAACAATCGCATACCTGCGATCGTTGACCATGAACCTGCGGATGGTGGCGAGCCAATTTCGGTGTTTGAATCTGGTGCGATCTTGCTGTACCTAGCGGAAAAAACTGGGAAGCTGATTCCAGCCGATCTACGCGATCGCGTTGAAGTCCTCGAGTGGCTATTTTGGCAGATGGGAGGTCTGGGACCGATGGCTGGGCAGAACCACCATTTTAACCAGTACGCTCCTGAAAAAATTCCCTATGCTATTGATCGCTATGTGAAGGAGACAGGACGCTTGTATGCAGTGCTCGATCGACGACTGAGCGATCGCGAGTTTGTTGCTGGCAGCAGCTATTCGATTGCTGATATCGCTGCTTATCCCTGGATTGTACCGCACGAGCGTCAAAACCAGAAGCTAGAGGATTTTCCCAACCTGAAGCGCTGGTTTGAGATGATTCAGGCACGTCCAGCAACAGTTCGTGCTTATGAGAAGGCAGAGGCGTTTAAGGATCAGGTACTCGATATCGAAAAGTCGCGATCTTTGTTATTTAACCAGTCGGCGAATACGGTTAACCGTTGA
- the trxA gene encoding thioredoxin: MSSVMQVTDSTFQQEVIESELPVLVDFWAPWCGPCRMVAPMVDEVAGQYNGKVKVVKLNTDENPSVASQYSIRSIPTLMIFKGGQQVDTVVGAVPKTTLSTTLDKYV; encoded by the coding sequence ATGTCTTCAGTTATGCAAGTTACAGACTCCACGTTTCAGCAAGAAGTGATTGAGAGCGAGCTTCCGGTTTTGGTTGATTTTTGGGCTCCTTGGTGTGGTCCCTGTAGAATGGTGGCTCCTATGGTTGATGAAGTTGCAGGGCAATACAACGGAAAGGTTAAAGTTGTCAAGCTTAACACCGATGAAAATCCGAGTGTTGCCAGTCAATATAGTATCCGCAGCATCCCCACACTGATGATTTTTAAGGGAGGTCAGCAAGTCGATACCGTTGTAGGTGCTGTTCCAAAAACAACTTTGTCCACAACCTTGGACAAGTATGTTTGA